In a single window of the Halopiger xanaduensis SH-6 genome:
- a CDS encoding AsnC family transcriptional regulator codes for MRELDETDMEILSLLAENARRPFSEIGEQVGLSGPAVSDRVERLQEAGIINNFTIDVNRSQLRAGVPVLIQVELPVDSLEPARERVGDADGVEHVFVTAEGDLWFYARIEAQNVRTWLETLLDDVTVSDYAVTLVDRVEWTPSIDGVEFALSCAECGNTVDSEGETSRIDGEVYHFCCPSCLSRFEDRYQRLEEGA; via the coding sequence ATGCGCGAGCTGGACGAAACGGATATGGAGATTCTGTCGCTGTTGGCCGAGAACGCCCGCCGACCGTTCAGCGAGATCGGCGAGCAGGTCGGATTGTCGGGGCCGGCGGTCTCGGACCGCGTCGAACGGCTCCAAGAGGCCGGTATCATCAACAACTTCACGATCGACGTCAACCGGTCGCAGCTCCGTGCCGGCGTTCCCGTCCTGATCCAGGTGGAACTACCGGTCGACTCGCTCGAGCCGGCCCGGGAACGCGTCGGTGACGCCGACGGCGTCGAACACGTGTTCGTGACGGCGGAGGGCGACCTCTGGTTCTACGCGCGTATCGAGGCGCAGAACGTCCGGACGTGGCTCGAGACGCTGCTGGACGACGTGACGGTGTCCGACTACGCGGTGACGCTGGTCGACCGCGTCGAGTGGACCCCGTCGATCGACGGCGTCGAGTTCGCGCTCTCCTGTGCGGAGTGCGGGAACACGGTCGACAGCGAGGGGGAGACGTCGCGGATCGACGGCGAGGTGTACCACTTCTGCTGCCCGTCCTGTCTCTCTCGCTTCGAGGATCGGTACCAGCGATTAGAAGAAGGCGCGTAA
- a CDS encoding heavy metal translocating P-type ATPase, with protein MATRTTHLDITGMSCANCSATIQDTLESLDGVSEANANYATDEGSVTYDPDEVSLVALYDAIDDAGYGAVSETATIAIADMSCANCAETNEAALESTPGVVDAEVNYATDEAQVTYNPADASLADLYDAIEDAGYSPVREDDSDEESGRDARDAARQDEIRKQLRLTLFGAVLSAPFLFFLADRFLLAGSYVPGQVFGLEFGWLEFALAAPVQAVLGWQFYRNSYKALVKNKRANMDVLIALGSSTAFVYSVAVLLDLIAGDVYFDTAAFILVFITLGNYLEARSKGRAGEALRKLLEMEAETATIVREDGSEEEVPLEDVEVGDRMKVRPGEKIPTDGVVVDGQSAVDESMVTGESVPVEKEEGDEVVGSTINENGVLVVEATKVGSDTALQQIVQTVKDAQSRQPEIQNLADRISAYFVPAVIANALFWGTVWFLFPEALAGFVDWLPVWGQVAGGPAPAGGGVSVFEFAVVVFASAVLIACPCALGLATPAATMVGTTLGAQNGVLFKGGDVLERAKDVDTVVFDKTGTLTEGEMELTDVVVIGEDGTPLSDGGEAAPDGGQLAAQPQRSEDDVLRLAASAESGSEHPLARAIVEGAEERGLDVSDPDAFENVPGHGVRATVDGGEVLVGNRKLLRDEGIDPEPAAETMERLEKEGKTAMLVAYEGELVGVVADADTVKETADDAVAALRERGVDVMMITGDNERTARAVAERVGIDPENVRAEVLPEDKSDAVDRIQDEGRQAMMVGDGVNDAPALAVAHVGTAIGSGTDVAIEAADVTLMRDDPLDVVKAIRISDATLQKIKQNLVWALGYNTAMIPLASLGLLQPVLAAAAMAFSSVSVLTNSMLFRRYDPDRDYELLGRFR; from the coding sequence ATGGCCACCCGAACTACCCACCTCGATATCACGGGCATGTCCTGCGCCAACTGCTCGGCGACGATTCAGGACACCCTCGAGTCCCTCGACGGCGTTTCGGAGGCGAACGCCAACTACGCCACCGACGAGGGCTCGGTTACGTACGACCCTGACGAGGTATCGCTCGTGGCGCTCTACGACGCGATCGACGACGCCGGCTACGGCGCCGTCTCCGAGACGGCGACGATCGCCATCGCCGACATGTCGTGTGCGAACTGCGCGGAGACCAACGAGGCCGCCCTCGAGAGCACGCCCGGCGTCGTCGACGCGGAGGTCAACTACGCGACCGACGAGGCGCAGGTCACCTACAATCCCGCCGATGCCTCGCTCGCCGACCTCTACGACGCCATCGAGGACGCCGGCTACTCGCCGGTCCGCGAGGACGACAGCGACGAGGAGTCAGGACGGGACGCGCGCGACGCGGCCCGGCAGGACGAAATTCGGAAACAACTCCGGTTGACGCTGTTCGGGGCAGTGCTGTCGGCCCCGTTCCTGTTCTTCCTGGCCGATCGGTTCCTGTTGGCGGGGAGCTACGTCCCCGGACAGGTCTTCGGCCTCGAGTTCGGCTGGCTCGAATTCGCACTCGCGGCGCCCGTCCAGGCCGTACTGGGCTGGCAGTTCTACAGGAACTCCTACAAGGCGCTCGTGAAGAACAAGCGGGCCAACATGGATGTGCTCATCGCGCTGGGCTCGTCCACGGCGTTCGTCTACAGCGTCGCCGTTCTGCTCGACCTCATCGCCGGCGACGTGTACTTCGACACGGCCGCGTTCATCCTCGTGTTCATCACGCTGGGGAACTACCTCGAGGCCCGCTCGAAAGGCCGGGCCGGCGAGGCCCTCCGGAAGCTCCTCGAGATGGAAGCCGAGACGGCGACGATCGTCCGCGAGGACGGGTCCGAGGAGGAGGTTCCGCTCGAGGACGTCGAGGTCGGCGACCGGATGAAGGTCCGGCCGGGCGAGAAGATTCCCACCGACGGCGTCGTGGTCGACGGCCAGTCGGCGGTCGACGAGTCGATGGTCACCGGGGAGTCCGTCCCCGTCGAAAAGGAGGAAGGCGACGAAGTAGTCGGCTCGACCATCAACGAGAACGGCGTGCTCGTCGTGGAGGCGACGAAAGTCGGTTCGGACACGGCGCTCCAGCAGATCGTCCAGACGGTCAAGGACGCCCAGTCGCGCCAGCCGGAGATCCAGAACCTCGCGGATCGCATCTCGGCGTACTTCGTGCCGGCGGTCATCGCGAACGCCCTGTTCTGGGGGACCGTCTGGTTCCTGTTCCCCGAGGCGCTGGCCGGATTCGTCGACTGGCTCCCGGTGTGGGGCCAGGTCGCCGGCGGCCCCGCGCCGGCCGGCGGTGGCGTGTCGGTCTTCGAGTTCGCGGTCGTCGTCTTCGCGTCGGCCGTGCTGATCGCCTGTCCCTGCGCGCTCGGGCTCGCGACGCCCGCCGCGACGATGGTCGGGACGACCCTCGGCGCGCAGAACGGCGTGCTGTTCAAGGGCGGCGACGTCCTCGAGCGCGCGAAGGACGTCGACACCGTCGTCTTCGACAAGACGGGGACGCTCACCGAGGGCGAGATGGAACTCACCGACGTGGTCGTCATCGGCGAGGACGGGACTCCGCTGTCGGACGGCGGCGAAGCGGCGCCGGACGGCGGCCAACTCGCCGCGCAGCCCCAGCGCTCGGAGGACGACGTTCTCCGACTCGCCGCGTCGGCCGAGAGCGGGAGCGAACACCCGCTCGCCCGGGCGATCGTCGAGGGGGCCGAGGAACGCGGCCTCGACGTTAGCGATCCCGACGCCTTCGAGAACGTCCCCGGCCACGGCGTCCGGGCGACGGTCGACGGCGGCGAGGTGCTGGTCGGGAACCGGAAACTCCTGCGGGACGAGGGGATCGATCCCGAACCGGCCGCCGAAACGATGGAGCGCCTCGAGAAGGAGGGCAAGACGGCGATGCTCGTCGCCTACGAAGGCGAACTCGTCGGCGTCGTCGCCGACGCTGACACGGTGAAGGAAACGGCGGACGACGCCGTCGCGGCCCTCCGCGAGCGCGGCGTCGACGTAATGATGATCACGGGCGACAACGAGCGGACCGCCCGCGCGGTCGCCGAACGCGTCGGTATCGACCCCGAGAACGTGCGCGCCGAGGTCCTGCCCGAGGACAAGTCCGACGCGGTCGACCGCATCCAGGACGAGGGCCGACAGGCGATGATGGTCGGGGACGGCGTCAACGACGCCCCCGCGCTGGCCGTCGCCCACGTCGGAACGGCGATCGGATCCGGGACGGACGTCGCCATCGAAGCGGCCGACGTGACGCTGATGCGCGACGATCCGCTGGACGTGGTGAAAGCGATCCGCATCTCGGACGCCACGCTGCAGAAGATCAAGCAGAACCTCGTGTGGGCGCTGGGCTACAACACGGCGATGATCCCGCTCGCGTCGCTCGGCCTCCTGCAGCCGGTACTCGCCGCGGCCGCGATGGCGTTCTCGAGCGTCTCGGTGCTGACCAACAGCATGCTGTTCCGCCGGTACGATCCGGACCGGGACTACGAACTGCTCGGCCGGTTCCGCTGA
- a CDS encoding universal stress protein produces MVDSNTTNRDRSRYQRGEDRGQSVSSIVVAVSEMDSDQIDNVSDVVAEVAGPAHATVHLVCPFSADEFETTITRLEYDAESPPEPDELAKRSQSVRDVATELRDPARNYGMPITVHGRISDDIGEAIVDIATEVTADRVVICGGNRSPTRKAIFGSTSQYALLNSPCPVTFVRDD; encoded by the coding sequence ATGGTAGATTCAAATACAACAAACCGAGATCGGTCTCGTTACCAGCGGGGTGAGGACCGTGGCCAATCAGTATCATCAATAGTCGTAGCTGTTTCTGAAATGGATAGCGACCAAATTGATAACGTGAGTGATGTAGTTGCGGAGGTCGCCGGTCCTGCTCACGCAACTGTCCATCTCGTCTGTCCCTTTTCGGCCGACGAGTTCGAGACGACGATTACTCGACTCGAGTACGACGCCGAATCGCCGCCGGAGCCGGACGAACTCGCAAAGCGGTCGCAGTCGGTTCGGGACGTGGCGACCGAATTACGCGATCCGGCTCGAAACTACGGGATGCCGATTACCGTTCACGGTCGGATCTCCGATGATATCGGCGAAGCGATCGTCGATATCGCGACCGAGGTTACCGCCGATCGCGTCGTTATCTGCGGCGGGAACCGGTCGCCGACGAGGAAGGCCATATTCGGGAGTACGTCGCAGTATGCGCTCCTCAATTCGCCGTGTCCGGTTACGTTCGTCCGCGACGACTGA
- the aroE gene encoding shikimate dehydrogenase — protein MDVYGIIGNPVEHSLSPPMHEAAFRERGIDAKYVTFEADPDRIEEAFRGAEALGIDGLTVTLPFKHDAFEFADPDVQIERVGAVNTIDFTESGPVGFNTDMTGTLRAFEHHDVDLEGARAVVVGAGGAARALAFGFEEAGADVQIANRTESKAHDLADEVPDATGHGLDELPGLMADADVVANATSVGLESDESVAPADAWHGDLVAFDAVYKPLETRFLQDAAAAGAQTIDGAWMLLFQGVDAFEIWTGEDAPLEAMNEALRDRLDDDSQQ, from the coding sequence ATGGACGTCTACGGTATCATCGGCAATCCCGTCGAGCACTCACTGTCGCCGCCAATGCACGAAGCCGCCTTCCGCGAGCGCGGCATCGACGCCAAGTACGTCACCTTCGAGGCCGATCCCGATCGGATCGAGGAGGCGTTTCGCGGCGCCGAGGCGCTCGGAATCGACGGCCTGACCGTCACGCTGCCGTTCAAACACGACGCATTCGAGTTCGCCGACCCGGACGTGCAAATCGAGCGGGTCGGTGCGGTCAACACGATCGACTTCACCGAGTCCGGGCCCGTGGGGTTCAACACCGACATGACCGGGACGCTTCGCGCCTTCGAGCACCACGACGTCGACCTCGAGGGGGCTCGAGCGGTCGTCGTCGGCGCCGGCGGGGCCGCCCGGGCGCTCGCCTTCGGCTTCGAGGAAGCGGGCGCGGACGTCCAGATTGCTAACCGCACGGAGTCCAAGGCACACGACCTCGCCGACGAGGTTCCGGACGCGACCGGTCACGGACTCGACGAACTCCCCGGCCTGATGGCCGACGCCGACGTCGTCGCCAACGCGACCAGCGTCGGGCTGGAGTCGGACGAGTCGGTCGCCCCGGCCGACGCCTGGCATGGGGACCTCGTGGCCTTCGATGCAGTGTACAAGCCGCTCGAGACGCGGTTCCTGCAGGACGCGGCGGCCGCCGGTGCGCAGACGATCGACGGCGCCTGGATGCTGCTGTTCCAGGGCGTCGACGCCTTCGAGATCTGGACCGGCGAGGACGCGCCGCTCGAGGCGATGAACGAGGCGCTCCGAGATCGGTTGGACGACGACTCTCAGCAGTAG
- a CDS encoding glycoside hydrolase family 88/105 protein, giving the protein MARERPLEELLPTVAEYTIDLDFEDFIQGERPMVLRGLLATDDDEHTEIAERYIDWAVRSQSSDGLMAYGSIDVVPEWDEHRIFRPIPDAGAVAVLALEAYENGGPESYLEACRRQFEYLHEDAPRSEDGGITHHMDDIELWIDAIYMMCPFMARYGQIADRPEAIDEAVDQILVHDKHLRDPHTDLYRHIWREQPNSYPDGSLWLRGNGWLATGVLDTLDYVPEDHPERDRLEELVTDHLLSMAEYQDASGFWHHLIDDDTMYLETSGTLQYAYAFTEAVDRGLLDEEYREVAEDAIGAAKTVVTPDGAVQRNAAMPGGPEAPQAINLYGQGWFLIAGKRVLEADLDV; this is encoded by the coding sequence ATGGCTAGAGAACGTCCGCTAGAGGAACTGCTCCCGACCGTCGCCGAGTACACGATCGACCTCGATTTCGAGGATTTCATCCAGGGCGAGCGGCCGATGGTACTTCGGGGTCTGCTGGCGACGGACGACGACGAACACACCGAAATCGCCGAGCGGTACATCGACTGGGCCGTCCGCTCGCAGTCGAGCGACGGCCTGATGGCCTACGGCTCGATCGACGTCGTCCCGGAGTGGGACGAGCACCGCATCTTCCGACCGATCCCGGACGCCGGCGCGGTCGCCGTGCTCGCGCTGGAGGCCTACGAGAACGGCGGGCCCGAGTCCTACCTCGAGGCGTGCCGACGACAGTTCGAGTACCTCCACGAGGACGCCCCCCGCAGCGAAGACGGCGGGATCACCCACCACATGGACGATATCGAGCTGTGGATCGACGCCATATACATGATGTGTCCGTTCATGGCTCGCTACGGCCAGATCGCGGACAGGCCCGAAGCAATCGACGAAGCCGTCGACCAGATTCTGGTCCACGATAAACACCTCCGCGACCCGCACACCGACCTCTACCGACACATCTGGCGCGAACAGCCCAACAGCTACCCCGACGGCTCGCTCTGGCTGCGCGGCAACGGCTGGCTTGCGACGGGCGTCCTCGACACGCTGGACTACGTGCCCGAGGACCACCCCGAGCGCGACCGCCTCGAGGAGCTCGTCACCGACCACCTCCTGAGCATGGCCGAGTACCAGGACGCGAGCGGCTTCTGGCACCACCTCATCGACGACGACACGATGTACTTAGAGACCTCGGGGACCCTCCAGTACGCCTACGCCTTCACCGAGGCCGTCGACCGCGGCCTCCTCGACGAGGAGTACCGCGAGGTCGCCGAGGACGCGATCGGCGCGGCCAAGACGGTCGTGACTCCGGACGGCGCGGTCCAGCGCAACGCGGCGATGCCCGGCGGTCCGGAGGCCCCGCAGGCGATCAACCTCTACGGCCAGGGCTGGTTCCTGATCGCCGGTAAGCGGGTTCTCGAGGCGGACCTCGACGTCTGA
- a CDS encoding mannonate dehydratase: protein MAPDTTIRVGVRTRSLAEPRLQYVRQLGATDIFVDHADVDEEPDEFNDRDAGATLAVGRDAIPSVADLEAAKDRVEAAGLTLIGIQSLPYSLYGDIMFDREGKEDALEQITTLVRNLGEADIPILGYQWNPRGVVPMRTGTAELRGGARGTAFDYDEIDDPDALAPGLDREYTEAEFWDNYEAFLETVLPVAEEAGVEMALHPVDPPVIESMCGIPRLCRSVENFEKAMDLVPSDNHSLKLCLGCFSQMGEDVTDVLRTFGERDQIGFIHFRDVVGAVPEFHETFVDEGNFDTTDVVETLDEIGYDGVVIPDHVPAMTDDTDWRHRARGYTVGYLRGVIDTVQ, encoded by the coding sequence ATGGCACCTGATACGACGATCCGCGTCGGCGTCCGCACGCGATCCCTCGCAGAACCGCGACTCCAGTACGTTCGCCAACTCGGCGCGACGGATATCTTCGTCGACCACGCGGACGTCGACGAGGAACCCGACGAGTTCAACGACCGCGATGCAGGGGCGACGCTCGCGGTCGGGCGCGACGCGATCCCTTCCGTCGCGGACCTCGAGGCGGCGAAAGACCGCGTCGAGGCCGCCGGGTTGACCTTGATCGGCATTCAGTCGCTGCCGTACTCGCTGTACGGCGATATCATGTTCGACCGGGAGGGGAAGGAAGACGCCCTCGAGCAGATCACCACGCTCGTTCGAAACCTCGGGGAGGCCGACATCCCCATCCTCGGCTATCAGTGGAACCCGCGGGGCGTGGTGCCGATGCGAACCGGGACGGCCGAACTCCGCGGCGGTGCACGGGGAACCGCGTTCGATTACGACGAAATCGACGATCCCGACGCGCTCGCGCCCGGCCTCGACCGCGAGTACACGGAAGCCGAGTTCTGGGACAACTACGAGGCCTTTCTCGAGACCGTGTTGCCGGTCGCCGAGGAGGCCGGCGTCGAGATGGCGCTACACCCCGTCGATCCGCCGGTCATCGAATCCATGTGCGGCATTCCGCGGCTCTGCCGCAGCGTCGAGAACTTCGAGAAGGCGATGGACCTCGTTCCGAGCGATAACCACAGCCTCAAACTCTGCCTAGGCTGTTTCTCGCAGATGGGCGAGGACGTCACCGACGTGCTCCGGACGTTCGGCGAGCGCGACCAGATCGGCTTCATCCACTTCCGCGATGTCGTCGGAGCCGTTCCCGAATTCCACGAGACGTTCGTCGACGAGGGGAACTTCGACACGACCGACGTCGTCGAGACGCTGGACGAAATCGGCTACGACGGCGTCGTGATTCCGGATCACGTCCCGGCGATGACCGACGACACCGACTGGAGACACCGCGCTCGCGGCTACACCGTCGGTTATCTGCGCGGCGTCATCGATACCGTTCAGTGA